The Magnetococcus sp. PR-3 sequence CATCACGGTACTTTCCAGCTCACCCCACACCATCGACTTCTCAAAACAAGCCAAGGCCTGTTCAAACGCACCGTCATGAAGCAGCTTCCAGCCCAACAGATGCTGCACCACCGCATGATCCGGATTGGAAGCCAACCAAGCCTCACACGCTTCACCCAAGGCTTCGGATGAATCTGCATGGGGAAAAAGTTGCTTTGCAACTTCCTGCATGGCAACAACATCCCAAGCCATAACTGGCGCTAAGTTCTTATTCATCAAACACTTCCCATCTAAATAAGGGCTTGCATTACCTGCACCTTCACGGCTAAAGATTGCAAAATTGAGACCTACCACCTATCACACTAGATTCATCATGCTGAACTTGATAAAATGAGGCCAAATTAGTCTCACTTCACAAACCCTTCTATTACAATAGGATAAAACCACACACCTGGATGCATCCATGCCTATGGCAAAGCCTTTGCATCCAATAGAAGGTGGACATGTAGTGAGGCGGATGACAGCCCCACCCCAAAGGGTTGTCTCCTGGCGGAACAACGGCCTTTCTGGCGGAAGGCCTTAAAATAAGGAATAAAACCCATGCGTCATGTTAAGCGGGTTATGATTACCATGCCAAACACCTCTTGGCTGGGAAAGCGTCTGTGGGTCGTCCCGCCCTATACCCTGGGTATTCTCTCCGCAGTGGTGGATCAAGAGCGTTATGAGGTAGAGGCACTGGACCCTCACCTGGGCAATCTATCCATCGACCAAACGGTCGACCGTATCATGGACTTTGCCCCAGAAGTGGTTGCACTGACCTGTATGTCTTTGGAGTACGCACAGAGCTTTCATGCCCTTGCCCAGGCGATTAAGGAACGCGCACCAAAAGTTATACTGCTATTAGGGGGGGTCTATGTGACCACCTCTGTGGATTTGGCCATGCGTGACAAGGTGGCTGATTATGGTGTTATGGGGGAAGGTGAAGAGCGCTTTCCGCAAATATTAGATATGCTGGATCGGGGGGAAACCGATTTTTCAAAGTTTGACGGCATTGCTTATTGGCAAGATGATAAGCTCGTGGTAAATGACCCTGTCGCCTATGTCAAACCCCTGGATACCGTCCCCTTCCCCGACTATCAAAAAATGCGCTTGCCTGAGTATTTTAACGTTAATAACAGCTTCGGCAACGTTATGAATGCGCGCTATGAGCCCTACGTGCTGACCTCGACCAGTCGTGGTTGCCCGTATGACTGCATTTACTGTAGCACCCACTCGATTGATGGCAGCAAGGTACGCCTGCGCTCCGCAGAAAACGTTCTTGAAGAGATTGATATCCTCTACAACGATTATGGGGTTAAGGAGATTCTCTTTCTGGATGATAATCTCATTATTAACCGGAAACGTTT is a genomic window containing:
- a CDS encoding B12-binding domain-containing radical SAM protein, which encodes MRHVKRVMITMPNTSWLGKRLWVVPPYTLGILSAVVDQERYEVEALDPHLGNLSIDQTVDRIMDFAPEVVALTCMSLEYAQSFHALAQAIKERAPKVILLLGGVYVTTSVDLAMRDKVADYGVMGEGEERFPQILDMLDRGETDFSKFDGIAYWQDDKLVVNDPVAYVKPLDTVPFPDYQKMRLPEYFNVNNSFGNVMNARYEPYVLTSTSRGCPYDCIYCSTHSIDGSKVRLRSAENVLEEIDILYNDYGVKEILFLDDNLIINRKRFKQILQGLIDRDYDLWWKSLNLATFLLTEDMLEMMKEAKTYQLILPIESGNQHVLDHILKKPLDLRKVPPLVKKGKELGFEISADFIIGSPGETWDQIRDTCNYADEMDVDMVSFHIATPLPKTEMYSRALELGALPQNFDFGDSNFFGFGRGSIATDEFQPQDLHMLRALEWDRINFKTQERRERFAKMSGISLEELAKWRKNTIRNLGLYFPNAEGKDYTEGDGKNDTPKNGLLDKNGRFMKVVNA